CGGAACTTATTTCTTAAAACATTTTGGTTGCATGAGCAATATTCTTAGAGCTTCAAATTGAATACAGGTAAATCACATTGAATGCAGGAGATGGATTACATAAAAGAAGCAAACAATGGTCTCAGGTTCAGGTAGGAGCATGATCTGAGTATTACTTCTGACTGAAATTTCATGATAAAAAGTTTccatatctaattttttttctgtcTACAATCTAATTTTGGATTCAATCTCTTCAAAGTAAGTTTGGTGGCATATTTAACATTTCATATAGATTAGAGATTTCATTTTACAGAGGTATCCAACAACTATTTCAATTAGTGAATAGTGATGGTAGGATCAAGCTTCCAACCTTGATAGTGCTTGGCCACACTGTTTTCTTGAATTTCACGATATGGTTAATTGTATCTAGGGCTAATTCAATTGTGTTGTAGGTAATCCCTCACACAAATCAATCATGTTGGGTTGCGAAGAATGCCAAACGACAATGTCTAGATAACTAACTGAAGTAACGTTTTGGGTGATCTGTTGGGTTTGGTAGGTTTCATCAAGTGCCTTGAGGTTGCCGTGATGAGTACCACTGGTCATGGTATGAGTCGATCTAGAGTTGTGCCGGTTCATGATTGGTCAATCTGATGGGCTTTTGAGTTGAGCTGGGTCTGGTAATGGTGACAAAGAATTGGTGCAgtgggggagagagagagatcagacTTCATTTATGGGACTTTAATGGCACAATGTGGACAGAACTAAACAGAAGGActaatttaaaaacaatataataattgaaataaatgAAACTTCAGGTATGAAATGAAAACAGGTCAAACTTAGAGgatgtaatttgtaattaagcctagtttttatttttctttatctgGCTATTTTTCATCTGTTCACCTCCTTTCTGATTCCAGCCATGTTAATCTATCAATTTGAAATGTAAATCATCTAGATCAGATAGTTGATCTATCACTTGTCAGGATGATATTCCTCCTGATTAATTAATGTTGCTTGATAAAATTCTTCAAACTCTAGAGAGCACAATAATACAATTTACAGCTTGGAAAGTTGTTTTCTGCTTGTACTCTCATTTGTTACCtaatattatatgttttgaTTGTAATTATATGCTAAGtcacatgtgtgtgtgtgtgtatgttttgaTTGTAATTATGTGCTAAGTCACTTAAGTgtatatacatgtgtgtgtgtgtatatgttttGATTGTAATTATATGCTAAGTCacctaagtgtatatatgtgtgtgtatgtgtgtttgtgtgtacaCTCTTTTGGCTAGGTTCATGATGATATATGCTTGAACAGACAGTTGTATGGCGGGCTACCAGATGTGCTGGTCCCAAAAATGTTTGTGGAGCACTCAACTCGTAAGGTCCTTGTTATGGAATGGGTGGAGGTATGGCTAATTTCATCTTTGTCATTTGTTCTCactataatattatatgtacCTAATTCTTGGAAATCATAATTATATGTACCTAATTATATGTACTCACTAAAAAATCCTAACTGCCAATTTCCTGTAAAGTTAATTATTGTATTCATGTGGTGATCATGAGGCCATATCATTTAccttgaaaataattaaattccaCCTTCTTCAGATATAAGCGTGCATGTGCATGCGTGTGCATGCTTGTACAcgtaataaaacaactttacaATAGTGGAGATATCTCATGTACAACAGGATAGCAAGAATCTCCtacaaaattacatatattaCAAACGGAAACAGATGACATCAACAAAATATACCAGCGAATTCACTTTAGTTATACCAAAGATGTGGACCACTCAAACATTGATGTTCAATATACCGACTTAAGCTCAATTGCAGAGTGGTCCACACCATTGAAAGTACAGCTattcctctccctccaaataGTCCACATCAAGCAAAGAGGGctacattttaaacaaaagaacTATATTTGTCAAACCAACATCTCCAACCAAAGAATAGATCAATAacttcctttatatatatatatatatatatattttttttttttcttatgagtTTTGATAAGATTAATAACCCTCTTAGGTATCAATTAATGAACTCTAAATctagaaagaaacaaaagtcCATAGCTTGTGGGTGACTTTACAAAGAAATAACAAATGATCCACCCTAACAGTAACATTTGCATATACAACACTAGTCAACCAAAGGGATACCTCTTGTAATGAGATTATACTCAGTCAAAATCTTTGCCATAGTTTCTGCCCACCCAAAGAAAGCGACTTTCCTTGGAATTTTAGAGCAGCAAATAATCTTCTGTGGAAATTTCCTGACATTAGCACCtcttaaaaattcattaagAGCACGGACCACAACTTACCATTACTTTTTGCCGTCCACCTGAAACAATCTGAACCCACACCACTTGGATCCTTggaatatacatacatatataaggGGTTTGCTAACCTTCTTATGGGGAGTCTACAAGTTTCCCTAGTCTTAAGTGGATAAAGATACATccttagagcatttgcattagCTTGTACAAAAtttgtctattttagcataagaacctactttttctattttgcatactcacttttcaaaacacctcGTAACAGATTATCTATGTTAtactacatttcattaaaatattaaattttgtcgatttttgtgattgtttctctttcttcacacacaacaaccatcatcctctctcttcctttatccTTGGGATacgtaaagaaagaatattgTAGCAAACTTGTAAATTACACAAATATACTCACTGATGTGGAtcatttttaggcaaaaatgtgtaaattttacacatttttctattatacacccactgatgtgagtGCTCTTAGTTTTGGTTTTATAGTCATTATGGAATTTCACTGTAAGTAAAGATAGTGTTAGAGTGGGTGGCTTTCCTCTGCATATATCACTAATTGTACAAAATTGTTCTCCTTAATACATCTCTTTGGACACTCCCAGATAAGCTGGAACATAGGTGTTCATCATGCCTAGCTTATTatacaaaattgaaaatgattCCTTTATGGGAATACACGTGCGAGTGAAGTCTCACATTAAATAAGAATAAGAAGCatgagtggttaatataacatagttggACCCAAATTCATAGGCTTAAGTCTTTTGGGTCAAGTGGTGTCTctgtatattatattaactactcagaTGGTGGCTCCCCAAGGTGTTATTTCCCCAACATTCCTCTTGAggccttaataaaaaatatctccCAACTGACCTCACAACATAGCATATTGTGCAGCGAATTGTTTCTTGATAACCACATAGTGCCCAATATGACAATCAAGCCTCAATGTGTTTGATTTGCTCATGGAGTACTGGGTTACTTTATACATTCATGCCTGGTTATCATAAAACATCCTCGTGGGCTTTTTATTACATAAGCACATCTGTTCCAAAATAAGTCAAACATCTAATATCTTAAATGCTGTATACCTAGATTTTGCAAGAGAAGTATCACCTGTAGgccatttttttatatgatcCTACCTTGTATTCtaaaagggggggaaaaaaggataaaaaatagaGATCATTTGAAGCTGGTCACCCCTAGCTTGTGCAAATATAAATCAACATTTTACTGTACCCAAAATTACCCTTGTATTTCATCAGAAAAAATAAACAGTGATAAAGTAACATGATATCCTTGAGTGATAATTTCAAGGtttccattaaaaatattatggcgACCTATGCCCCAAGTGTTCCTTCAAATATCATTCACGGGGTGGTAGAAACCATTCTTTCTTAAATGTGCTCCTATTGAACCCTTATTTATCTACTCACAAATTCTTTGCTaatgttttctcttttcatGGCTATTGTAGGGGAAAAAGTTGTCAGAAGTGCAGGATCTTTACTTGGTTGAggtcattttttaaactaattgcAATGAtgtagttattaaaaaaatcaatctatgtagcctttattttaatttagtttttgtaGGCAAATGAGATGTCTTTTTCTTGGTGCTGAATAGGTTGGAGTCTATTGCTCATTCAATCAACTTCTGGAATATGGGTTCTATCACGCAGATCCACACCCTGGAAACCTTCTCCGTACATATGATGGTAAACTAGCATATTTGGGTATGTGTTGCAACTTTGAATACATTAGCCAATAATATTAGGCAATATATTTATAGcataattaattattgactCGCTTTCTATTTCCTTTACACCAAGTGTCTTTTCTACTTAACATTTGATCCATTTGACTCTTTTTATATCCTTTAATTCCAAATTGAAACTAGCATGTCATAACCAAGTTACAACCATAATATTTTTGTATGTTGCTTTGTGCATTTGGGATAATGTGGGCATAGACAATAGACATGAATTTGAAGGTATTTGAGGGGTTCTTGTTGTATCTGTGTCAATTGAGCTGTTGGCTTAATTTTCTTCctaaaaatttgatttgtttgttacATGATCTGTTTTTAGGTGAATGGTTGGACCATTTGTATGGGCATGTTCCTCCTTCCCTGCTGTTTTGCATTTTTAAGACTATGTTATGTACATCATATAGCAATTTTGCATAATCATCCTAAAAATGGTTTTTCTCTCACTAGTATCTACTATCCGGCTTCAACCTCTCTCCATCTCTACTATTTCCACTCTCTTGGGTCTATGCCTCTCTAGTTTGAGTGTGAGGCTAGCTACCAGCTCACCAGTCAGGCAGGTCATAAGTCACGACTCACGAGTAACTTGAAAGTTTGAGTGAAATCCATAGTGTGGGGGAGAGAATTACTGGCGTGATTTTTCAACAGTCAACGGCTGGATGGGGCAATGCAACTCGCTGGTTGCTGATCTATGGCTGTGGTGCTTTGAAAATTGATGGCCTTGAGTTAAACcgtgagagagagacagatttttttttgaagatggCATTGACTTAAGATTGATGGTGGTGTGCTTGCCAGGTGTGAgacgttctttttttttttgctctgcTGTGTTCAGGATGCGTCCAGACCATATAATTATTTCTTTCTGGATACGTATCTAACATTCAGGCAGGATTATTGGGGTGGTACCCCCCATGTGCAACAAGTGTTTGAAATGGATACCTCGCCAAAAAATGGTTTGTTAGCAAAAACAGGTGTTTCAGTGTTCACTCTTATCATGATGCATTAAGATGAAGTTTAATCCACCTTCCCTTGGAAATGAGCATGGAGGGATAAGGCTCCTCCAAGGTTGGCATTACAACCTCATGAAAAGAGATATGTTCACAGTTAATCAATGTGTGATGTACAAGCAATATGAGGAGCAAGTTGGTCACTTGATGTTGCATTGTTGTGAGGGAGAATATcatatggtttttggttttaagTTGGTGATGCCAAACGCAATGAGAGGATTTCTTCAAGTTAGCGATGTTGTCCTAGTCCTACTACTTTTACTACTTGGGTCTGAAATATAGTTCCATTATGCCCGATGTGGTACGTTTGGAGGGAAAGGAATTGAAGGGCTTGAGTTGAATATTGAGAGGTTGAAACCCTAATTTGTTGGGTCTCTAATCTAATGGACGTCTCTTTCTGGCTTCTTGGCTGAATATTCATTGGATGTATATGTCTATGTAACCATGTATATGGCTAAGACTTCAAAACTGATTGCAAATTAGTTGGGGGCCCTGAGAGGCAGTGGTTTACCTTGTGATCAATGTTAAGGGTTCGAGTCCACTTATCTCCAATTTGTGAACTTAGCTGATACAAAGTTATATGATAGCACCAAATTTTTCTTTCAGCAAGATCTTTGGCACAAGAATTGGGGTTCATCTGTATCACCTTGACTTGGTTAtgatttctcttaattttttaagaatatcatGTTGGGTTCTTCTCCTACCTGTATCAAATAGAGATCCACTAGGCCCATGATTGGGAATTGTTTGATCTTCTTTCTCCAAGGAAGAGGCAAACAGAATCAATTTATATTCAGAACAACTGTGTGTCTCTAAAAGCCATGCAAAATCTTTAATTATAATGTTGACACAAATTCTAGGACAATGAAGTGCAATCTATGAGAATTATTGAGTTTGAATTCATTCATTGGTGATGATGGTTATAGCCTATCCATATTGCATCTCTTTTTGGCCTCTTCGCTGAATATTCATTGGATGCGTCTGTCTATGTAACCATATATTTCTGCCTGCAATATGTTAAGTTTATACTTAATCTGGGTATGCATTGATAGATGACATATAATATGTAGAATTAACTTTTACCatttgtaccaaaaaaaaagggttaactTGTGATATATTTTTCCACCAGATTTTGGTATGATGGGTGAATTTAAACAAGAACTTCGAGATGGATTTATTGAAGCCTGTCTCCACCTTGTGAACCGTGATTTTGATGCGTTGGCTAAAGACTTCGTCACTCTTGGGTATCATGATTATCTCTCTTTCTATTGGAGATTATTCTCATTGATATTGGTATTTAGAAGACTGGTTTACTCTCAAACTCTACAGGCTTCTTCCACCAACTGCAGACAAGGAAGCTGTTACAAAGGCTTTAACAGGTTTTCTCTATTTGTGTACATGAATTTAGCTGTCCCGGTAGCTGCATTTTAGGAATTTATGGTACTTGACTTCTTCCTCTGGAGGATCATACTAATTTGTTTTGGTGTCACCTGCATTTTTTATATGTAGGTGTATTCCAGGATGCTGTTGCTAAAGGAGTACGAAATATTAGCTTTGGAGATCTTCTAGGGAATTTGGGAACAACCATGTAAGGTTCTGTCTAATTACTTTCATCCCTCTGCAAGATGTACATCaactttacaaaaattttatttgacattGCTAATCTTTCTTGTCAATATGAACAGTGCCGAATGTTTAATGATCTGGAGCTTTTTTATCATCTGTTTGATATGTTCAacaattttctttctatttttatagaaaaatgaaaatattaagtgaaaaaagtattaattaaCAAGGGAAAACTTAGTGCAGTCTGtggatatgaaggacttggtgCCATAATGCTTGTGAAGCCTTTAATTACTACACTTTTCTCATGTCACAATAACCACAGTATGACAATCATATTTCAGCATGGATGAGCAGATATATATTGGACTGCCTTTGTTgtcattaaattttattctctctcacaCCAACTCTTAAATGGATGACTACTCTGTAAAAAATGAATGGTTCTTACCTTTAAGACAGGTTATAGAGAAGATTCTTTAGGCAGCACATGTTGCCTTCCTGCCAGGATGTAACAACTCAATCATGTACAAAAGAATGGGAATTATGCAAATGCATTGTATTGGTTATACCCATGAAGATTGGAAGGATCAATTGCCAAATTGAATCTTCGTTGGTTCATTCTCAAGCTATGCTGTTATCTCTGTCTTCGTGAAATTAGTCAAATGATCTTTTCCATTTTGtctttttaatctcttttgCAGGTATAAGTTCAAATTCCAAATACCCTCATATTTTTCTCTTGTAATTCGAAGGTAGTCATCTTCTCTTGGAAGAGATCAATAGACCTCTTTTTAACTTCTGTGTCATACTTGATTctgtttgtgttattttataTGGATCTCATATTGGAGTTGTTGAGTAAAATTGGTTGGATCAATGTTGTCGAGATTACTGTCATTATTCTACTTGAagtcttttatttctatttgtcTCTCAGTCTTGCTGTATTGGAGGGAATTGCAATTAGCTTTAACCCAGATTACAAAGTTTTGGGTAGTACATACCCGTGGATTGCTAGAAAAGTACTAACTGATAGCTCGCCACAGCTGAAGTCTTCTTTGCAAAATCTTCTTTATGAGGTTAAAACTgacatttttttcctatttgtcATGCATTCATTCAATTATGGTACCCATTACATTGAAGCTATTGATGCTGTAGTATGTGCACTTAATCTCCAAGCAAAAAGACACTATACATACGTTGTCAACCATAGTCTTGATCCCTAAATTGCTTCTTCTTAGGAGGGTGTTTTCAGAATTGATCGTCTAGAGTCTCTGCTAATGGAGGTTagattttctcttctttttactaAATAACAATTACTTTCTCTACTCAAATCGCATTCTGGTCTTATGATTAAAGTGAATGACCTTTTTGTGGTACTTTTAATGCAAATACTGTGATATGATGAAGTTCTAGATGCATTTGAGTTATATTTCCACTGACTTTGTAGCTATGCCTACACACTGACTGTTCTCAAAAATCTAAACTAGAAGATAAGTGAGTAAAAGTGAACTTTTTCTTTATCAATTCTGAAACAGTCTTGGTAACTGATGCTTGCATCCATTTAGGTGAATAAATGTGTACTTTCTTAGGATATGCATTGATAATATAGATTTTCTAGTTACATCacctaaaaaatattgttccCACAGAGCTAAAAATGTTTTCTGCTTGGTGTACAAACAGATCAATCATATAATGTAGTGGCTCTTTTCAACCAGTCCAGTCAGCTGGTTTGGTCTAGGATTTAAAATGTTGAACAGATTATTGGTATGAAATTCAGCCTGAGTTAGATGCATCCCATCTATACTAGTGGTGTTggaatattttgataattagtATCCTAATGAATCTAACAGGTCATTAACCAGTGCTGGGCCACACTAGGTGCAaaacattctaaaaaatttattattcttttccAACTTTGATATTTTAGGCTTAATTTATGTTAGTGCCTCAAATAACTCTTGTGGCAGTCCCTCCGTGCCAGAACAGAGAAGGCATTGGTCAGAAAACCAGCAGAGGAAACTAATTCCAGGGTGGTTGTTAAGCAAGTCCTTTCTTTTACTTTAACTGAGAAggtatttcaaattttcttgtacTCTTGAAATAATCTTTTGATATGAGCTGAGCTGAAAACATGCGAATACtgcaatctttttctttttcttttttctaatagTGATGAACATTTCTCAGGGTGCCTTTGTGAGGGATATACTTCTTCAAGAAATTGCTAAGGTAGGATCTTTAGACTCATACATGTTATTTCTATCTATAGAAATTACTAATTGTAGCAAATTCTAATTCTCAAAGAATGTGCACATGGTAGAACCTCATGCTCTCGCACATGAGTTcctgctttatatatatatatatatatatatatatcagtaaATTGATgcaaatattaaaacatttgagaaaaacatgattaaaTTCCAGAAGATTCAAAAAATTGTGGTCTAGTTTTGATGTGGGGCCTTCTTCGCACATTTTATAGGTTACTCTTTTTATTATTGAGTCCTAGTATAGAGTTTCTTTTAGGTTAAAAAGTCATTGGTTCGGTTTCAATAAAGTTTCTGTTTTGCTAAAAATAGGGGTAGTTCGATAATTTCCTGAATTTCTGGAATGGGCTGTTATGGAACAAGAGTCCTATTTAATGTTCTGagtcattttttctctttggtTTAGAAGTTCTTAATTACTTCTCTTTGTTATAAGGAATTCTAGTCTTTCTAGGATGAGTCATAAACCTTAAAGGATGAGTATTGGCAATAGCCTACAAAAAAGTCTCCATGTATTCAATAAAGGACAGATAGTgacataatattaataaaattccaGCTGCTTGTTTTAAGCTTTGAGGGTGTGATTGCCTTATCCTACCTAAGTGTGAGTGCTTAAGAAAACCTAGGCAATGTGATTGCCCATGGTGTATCTTCCTTTTTATTCTCGTTCTACTCACTGTTTTTAACCTACCTAAACCCTTATGTATcaaaaggacaaagtttggttacaaacttgATTATAGCCAAAGGCTACAACTCCACTAATAaaattaacatgactacatatttAGAAAATCTAATAGTTGGACtacatgttttttatatttttaacacacatgtcaaatttcgtgtcaatcagatgttatttactattcgatccataaacttattttttatgcataattttagattacaaaaacttgaaatttaaacatttgatagaTGActtagctattgatttttaatctACTGGAAATTTTGCGAGTataaaggatataagaagaaaagtaattcaatggtagatttgtcaaaattcacattcaataaaagatATTGAATGGAATTGTAGCCTTAagttacaaccaagtttgttgcCAAACCTTGTTTGTATCAAAACCTCTTCAAGAACCCTGATGTATTGTTGAATTCCTTAAGATCCTGAAGTAAAATTGATATCAGAGCCCATTATGGTTTCTGTTGTGCATCTTACATGTTCCGTGGTCACTTTGTATCTCACATGAACTGATTAGTCATCTGCTGACCATGTACTTAACTACAATCACTTTGAGCATATATCTTCTTAATTACAGTGCCATCTTTTAATTGTGggtttttttggtgttttaaaATGGTCTCTGCAATTAATACAGGGTTTGGATGCACTTGGGATAGCAACACTGGATTCTATAACTTCTACCGCTACTGCTAGTATACCTTTCATCTCTTTCTTTTCGTTCTCATCAATGACTGATGAGGACAAAGTTAACTTGAGAACCTTGCACCGCCTT
This genomic stretch from Castanea sativa cultivar Marrone di Chiusa Pesio chromosome 1, ASM4071231v1 harbors:
- the LOC142615852 gene encoding putative aarF domain-containing protein kinase At1g71810, chloroplastic isoform X1 — protein: MLLLFPTPTPSFPANFTPSKPFCLPHRRHLLLRCKAADFDSFTERSGYLFDLTASEADSLTEYGVSKIAAVYRRKPLILFRRLFQTGTTFGKWFALRYLDRVYDRSDLMFQIRAAELRKILVELGPAYIKIAQAISSRPDLIPPSYLDELSLLQDRISPFSTEVAFNTIEQELGLPIDEIFSEISPEPIAAASLGQVYQARLRRSGEVVAVKVQRPGVQAAISLDILILRFLAGLLRRAGKLNTDLQAVVDEWASSLFREMDYIKEANNGLRFRQLYGGLPDVLVPKMFVEHSTRKVLVMEWVEGKKLSEVQDLYLVEVGVYCSFNQLLEYGFYHADPHPGNLLRTYDGKLAYLDFGMMGEFKQELRDGFIEACLHLVNRDFDALAKDFVTLGLLPPTADKEAVTKALTGVFQDAVAKGVRNISFGDLLGNLGTTMYKFKFQIPSYFSLVIRSLAVLEGIAISFNPDYKVLGSTYPWIARKVLTDSSPQLKSSLQNLLYEEGVFRIDRLESLLMESLRARTEKALVRKPAEETNSRVVVKQVLSFTLTEKGAFVRDILLQEIAKGLDALGIATLDSITSTATASIPFISFFSFSSMTDEDKVNLRTLHRLMLLVSGHQSTENTNTGLGGVSPYNSQNVYPEEASLVFNQLASVQEILPILSVISELPPESQQQLFSLPADLAGRLISRVTARTIRRMFL
- the LOC142615852 gene encoding putative aarF domain-containing protein kinase At1g71810, chloroplastic isoform X2; translation: MAYVTECFGYASFLARSRWSSSEHSNLDLIPPSYLDELSLLQDRISPFSTEVAFNTIEQELGLPIDEIFSEISPEPIAAASLGQVYQARLRRSGEVVAVKVQRPGVQAAISLDILILRFLAGLLRRAGKLNTDLQAVVDEWASSLFREMDYIKEANNGLRFRQLYGGLPDVLVPKMFVEHSTRKVLVMEWVEGKKLSEVQDLYLVEVGVYCSFNQLLEYGFYHADPHPGNLLRTYDGKLAYLDFGMMGEFKQELRDGFIEACLHLVNRDFDALAKDFVTLGLLPPTADKEAVTKALTGVFQDAVAKGVRNISFGDLLGNLGTTMYKFKFQIPSYFSLVIRSLAVLEGIAISFNPDYKVLGSTYPWIARKVLTDSSPQLKSSLQNLLYEEGVFRIDRLESLLMESLRARTEKALVRKPAEETNSRVVVKQVLSFTLTEKGAFVRDILLQEIAKGLDALGIATLDSITSTATASIPFISFFSFSSMTDEDKVNLRTLHRLMLLVSGHQSTENTNTGLGGVSPYNSQNVYPEEASLVFNQLASVQEILPILSVISELPPESQQQLFSLPADLAGRLISRVTARTIRRMFL
- the LOC142615852 gene encoding putative aarF domain-containing protein kinase At1g71810, chloroplastic isoform X3, whose protein sequence is MAYVAECYGYASFLAKSLWSSLEHSNLDLIPPSYLDELSLLQDRISPFSTEVAFNTIEQELGLPIDEIFSEISPEPIAAASLGQVYQARLRRSGEVVAVKVQRPGVQAAISLDILILRFLAGLLRRAGKLNTDLQAVVDEWASSLFREMDYIKEANNGLRFRQLYGGLPDVLVPKMFVEHSTRKVLVMEWVEGKKLSEVQDLYLVEVGVYCSFNQLLEYGFYHADPHPGNLLRTYDGKLAYLDFGMMGEFKQELRDGFIEACLHLVNRDFDALAKDFVTLGLLPPTADKEAVTKALTGVFQDAVAKGVRNISFGDLLGNLGTTMYKFKFQIPSYFSLVIRSLAVLEGIAISFNPDYKVLGSTYPWIARKVLTDSSPQLKSSLQNLLYEEGVFRIDRLESLLMESLRARTEKALVRKPAEETNSRVVVKQVLSFTLTEKGAFVRDILLQEIAKGLDALGIATLDSITSTATASIPFISFFSFSSMTDEDKVNLRTLHRLMLLVSGHQSTENTNTGLGGVSPYNSQNVYPEEASLVFNQLASVQEILPILSVISELPPESQQQLFSLPADLAGRLISRVTARTIRRMFL